A window of the Physeter macrocephalus isolate SW-GA chromosome 7, ASM283717v5, whole genome shotgun sequence genome harbors these coding sequences:
- the SOWAHB gene encoding ankyrin repeat domain-containing protein SOWAHB: protein MARELSQEALLDFLCQAGGRVTNAALLSHFKSFLRDPDTSPSLHQRRRELFKGFVNSVAAVRQDPDGTKYVVLKRRYRDLLGEEGLQRPSDPPAAAAPAGGAAPSFPLLARSGEPPPPPQQQQSRRRRREKELEEEPAGAADPAAEAGCNGLPASGARRGGRRRGSSGHRAPVPAAAQDRARCAAAETQGRRCWECLQNGLGGLPGEPLLGSLPDPPTATASAWEKPAPAPPAQDDRGAPRPQREGAPAEPPPVSASPRSPPTTVEAAGSGASPPALLSCPTPRGEPPELVTPGSLHYSTLQKQQQRTREWVARHPQIPEARDQGPIRAWSLLPDNFPQLPSEPGFWVPESKPAPPDLPPPPHSLFPAVSESWPGKSPLAVFRSIRCQLSLQDLEDFVDQESHGSEESSSGPKESPGGSEEGPHLAPGAPDGRRLRNPAGAPSPKEGSPSRSLQGLRNREDGHPSQPVPIGAGCLAGHPQPLPWPVPKLRRSLRRSSRAERAKLSSSDEECLEEDLLKRSRRPPRSRKPSKVGAVSSPRVDAALTPKPADIKATVVECGHPHSSWAPGGERPAALIPARSSEHKSSLVPLDAREHEWIVKLASGCWIQVLTLFWEDPQLALHKDFLTGYTALHWIAKHGDLRALQDLVSGAQKAGIALDVNVKSSCGYTPLHLAAIHGHQGIIKLLVQRLASRVNVRDSSGKKPWQYLTSNTSGEIWQLLEAPRGKPIFSTYPLVRSSSPTRKAKSREISRNVTRKTSFAALLKSQHSKWKSANQYEKFPSLREREEYSD from the coding sequence ATGGCCCGAGAGTTGAGCCAAGAGGCACTACTGGACTTTCTGTGCCAGGCCGGGGGCCGAGTGACCAACGCCGCCTTGCTGAGCCACTTCAAGAGCTTCCTCCGAGACCCCGATACGTCCCCCAGCCTGCACCAGCGCCGCCGCGAGCTTTTCAAGGGCTTCGTCAACTCGGTGGCCGCAGTGCGCCAGGACCCCGACGGCACCAAGTACGTGGTGCTCAAGAGGAGGTACAGGGAccttttgggggaggaggggctgcagcGACCCAGCGACCCGCCCGCGGCCGCCGCCCCTGCAGGGGGAGCTGCGCCCAGTTTCCCGCTCCTCGCGCGCAGCggggagccgccgccgccgccgcagcagcagcaatcccggcggcggcggcgcgagAAGGAGCTAGAGGAGGAGCCAGCAGGTGCCGCAGACCCGGCCGCCGAGGCAGGTTGCAATGGACTCCCCGCCAGCGGGGCCCGGAGAGGCGGCCGGCGGAGGGGCAGCTCCGGCCACAGGGCGCCGGTGCCCGCGGCCGCCCAGGACCGCGCGAGGTGCGCGGCGGCCGAGACGCAGGGCCGCCGCTGCTGGGAATGCCTCCAGAACGGCCTGGGGGGACTCCCGGGCGAGCCGCTGCTCGGCTCACTCCCCGACCCCCCCACCGCCACCGCCAGCGCCTGGGAGAAGCCGGCGCCGGCCCCGCCTGCCCAGGACGACCGCGGGGCTCCCAGGCCGCAGCGGGAAGGTGCGCCCGCGGAGCCCCCGCCGGTGTCCGCCTCACCCCGCTCTCCTCCCACAACCGTCGAGGCTGCTGGGAGCGGGGCTTCCCCACCTGctctcctgtcctgccccactcCCCGCGGAGAGCCGCCCGAGCTGGTGaccccgggctccctgcattatTCTACcctgcagaagcagcagcaacgCACTCGAGAGTGGGTGGCCAGACACCCCCAGATACCCGAGGCCCGAGACCAGGGCCCCATCCGAGCCTGGTCGCTGCTGCCAGACAACTTCCCCCAGCTACCCTCGGAGCCGGGCTTCTGGGTCCCGGAATCTAAGCCAGCACCACcggacctccctcctccccctcattCTCTCTTTCCCGCTGTTTCGGAATCCTGGCCGGGGAAGTCTCCACTGGCAGTCTTTCGTAGTATTCGTTGTCAGCTGTCCCTACAAGATCTGGAGGACTTTGTGGACCAGGAGAGCCACGGCAGTGAGGAGAGCAGCAGTGGACCCAAAGAGTCCCCTGGGGGTTCTGAAGAAGGGCCGCACCTTGCCCCGGGAGCCCCAGATGGGAGAAGGCTCAGGAATCCAGCTGGGGCCCCTTCTCCAAAGGAGGGCAGCCCCAGCAGGAGCCTTCAGGGCCTCAGGAACAGAGAGGATGGTCACCCTTCTCAGCCTGTCCCAATAGGAGCTGGTTGCCTTGCAGGCCACCCTCAGCCTTTGCCCTGGCCTGTCCCCAAATTAAGGAGATCCCTAAGGAGGAGCTCTAGGGCAGAGAGAGCCAAATTGTCCTCCTCTGATGAGGAGTGCCTTGAGGAGGATTTGCTGAAAAGGAGCCGGCGCCCTCCCCGGTCCAGGAAACCCTCGAAGGTGGGAGCAGTGTCCAGCCCAAGGGTGGATGCCGCTTTGACACCAAAACCTGCAGACATTAAGGCTACTGTTGTTGAGTGtggtcatccacacagctcatgGGCCCCTGGAGGGGAGAGGCCTGCAGCCTTGATCCCCGCCAGATCTTCTGAGCACAAGTCATCCCTGGTCCCTCTTGATGCCAGGGAGCATGAATGGATTGTGAAGCTTGCCAGTGGCTGTTGGATTCAGGTGTTGACTTTGTTCTGGGAGGACCCCCAGCTGGCTTTGCACAAAGACTTTTTGACTGGGTACACTGCCTTGCACTGGATAGCCAAACACGGTGACCTCAGGGCCCTTCAGGACTTGGTCTCAGGCGCACAGAAAGCAGGGATTGCTCTTGATGTAAATGTGAAGTCCAGTTGTGGGTATACCCCGCTGCACCTTGCAGCCATTCACGGCCACCAGGGGATCATCAAGTTGCTAGTGCAAAGGTTGGCGTCTCGTGTGAACGTCCGGGACAGCAGTGGGAAGAAGCCTTGGCAGTATCTGACCAGTAATACCTCTGGAGAAATATGGCAGCTACTGGAAGCCCCACGGGGCAAGCCCATTTTTTCCACCTATCCCTTGGTTCGAAGCTCTTCCCCCACCAGGAAGGCCAAGAGCCGGGAAATATCTAGAAATGTCACTCGAAAGACTTCCTTTGCTGCACTGCTCAAAAGTCAGCACAGCAAATGGAAGTCAGCCAACCAGTATGAGAAATTCCCCAGTctaagggaaagagaagagtatAGTGACTGA